A genome region from Sphaerisporangium krabiense includes the following:
- a CDS encoding ATP-binding protein codes for MARTKGQTSTYISGAKGIQLGAIDLLGAPESVHEARAFVRRILGMDHPVRDDVTLLVSEAVTNSVLHSDSTNGGRVRLALADCGAFIYAEIADAGGRTAPRVPRSPVAEGGRGMVLVDAIARRWGVEEHEAGRTLWFEVPYACEGHDVAAWFPRQRRPADPVHPVDQQ; via the coding sequence GTGGCACGGACCAAGGGCCAGACATCCACCTATATAAGCGGGGCGAAAGGCATCCAACTGGGCGCTATCGATTTGCTCGGTGCTCCCGAATCGGTACACGAAGCGCGTGCTTTCGTACGGCGGATTCTCGGCATGGACCACCCGGTTCGGGACGACGTGACGCTTCTGGTGTCGGAGGCCGTCACGAACTCGGTGCTGCACTCCGATTCCACGAACGGTGGCCGCGTCAGGCTGGCGTTGGCCGACTGTGGCGCATTCATCTACGCGGAGATCGCCGACGCGGGCGGACGGACGGCTCCGCGTGTCCCCAGGAGCCCAGTGGCCGAGGGCGGACGTGGGATGGTGCTGGTGGACGCGATCGCCCGGCGATGGGGTGTCGAGGAACACGAGGCCGGCCGGACGTTGTGGTTCGAGGTGCCGTACGCGTGCGAAGGCCACGACGTGGCGGCGTGGTTTCCCCGGCAGCGGCGACCGGCCGATCCAGTCCATCCGGTCGATCAGCAATGA